Genomic window (Streptomyces sp. RerS4):
CGTGGAGAACAGGAAGTACGCCCGGCCGCTCTCCCGGGCCGCCTCGACCCACTCGTCCGGCGCGGTGCAGGTCACGTTCAGGCCGGGGAGGGTCAGCGCGACCTGGTTGTCGGCGAGGACGACCTTCACCTGGAACTTGTGCGGGTTGGCGGTGCCGTTCTCGACCACCTCGCCGATGCGCAGGCCCATCTCCCCCAGCAGGCCGCGCACGGCCTCCTCCGAGCCCTGCGGGCCCTGCGGCCCGTCGCCGAGCGGATAGGCGAGGAGATACGGCATGTCGTGGCCGGCGGAGGGGTCGCCGATCCAGGCGAGCACGGAAAGGGTGCCGAGCTGGGAACGGTCGGTCTCGGCTTGTGTTGAAGTCATGCGCCGCACCTTAGTGGCCCTTCGCCCGACCCTTTCACGGCCTTTCACCCGGGCGGGCTACACCGCCCAGAATCCACCTCCGGAATTCGCCTGCATGTTCGCGTCCTGGTATTGGAGGCGGGCGACGCGCACGTTTTCCGGGATTTCGAACACGACCCATCCTTCGGCCCGCTCACCGACCTCGAGGGAATCGAAGA
Coding sequences:
- a CDS encoding DUF5949 family protein — encoded protein: MTSTQAETDRSQLGTLSVLAWIGDPSAGHDMPYLLAYPLGDGPQGPQGSEEAVRGLLGEMGLRIGEVVENGTANPHKFQVKVVLADNQVALTLPGLNVTCTAPDEWVEAARESGRAYFLFSTRAWPEAVPGQPVTEEALRDFAGDEAVLNDCAHCLVTVQSLQK